In Edaphobacter aggregans, the sequence GACGTCTTAGTATCTGTCAAGAAGAGAGGTCTACGCGCTCTCAGGGATGGTTATTGTTTGTAAACGAGCGCTGGGCCGCTTACGCGCTTTCCATGGAGGTCGATATTTACTTCTACACGGTCGGCTATCTTGATGAAGGGGATGCCGCTGTTCATGCCGTAGTCCTTGCGGTCGAAGGCCATCGTTCCCGTGATAGCGCCTGAGCCAGTTCCCTTGCCGGAGACGGTCAGGGTCAGGGTCTCGGGTTTAGAGACTCCGCGAATCGTAAAGGTACCCTGAACGTCAAAGGTGTCCGGGCCGGTCTGAACAACCTTTGTTGAGTGGAAGGTGATGAGGGGGTCATGTTCGACGTCGAAAAAGTCCTTGCTCTTCAGCTTGCCGTCCTTCATGCCGCTTCCGGTATTGACGGAGGCCGCCTGAATCTTGACGTCCAAGACGCCTGTTGTGACATCGGGTGAGGTGAAGGTGAGCGTGGCGGCCCACTTTTCGAAGGTGCCGGTCAGGTCGACCGAGGCCTTGACGTGGAACTTGATCGAGCTATCTTCCGGCGTAATTGTGAAGACAGGAGCCTGTGCCCGGCTCAATGGTGGCAGCACTGTGGATGCCACGAGGCAAAGAATGGCTAATCGCATGCCGCCGAGTGTCGGCTTTTCCGGCGTTGCTGTCAATTTCAGGATTATGGAAGGACAGGACGAGGTCTGACGGGGCGTCCCGATAGGCGTGGGGGAGTTAAGTTGAACAATCTAAACCGGGGGCAGCGATCTTCAATGCAGGTTCGAGAAATAGGCAGAATTTGTGACGAAGCTGTGGGATGATGATGCTGCAGTGAGGGTTAAGCACGATGGCTGTTAGGTTGAAAGATATTGCACGGGATCTTGGGGTCTCGGTGGTGACCGTCTCGAAGGTGCTACGGGGGAATGCCGATATTGGCGAGGCGACTCGGCGGCGCGTTCTGAAGAGGATGAAGGAGCTGAATTATCAGCCGAATATGATGGCTCGCGGGCTGGCTAGCGGGCGGACGTATACGGTGGGGTTGGTGGTGCCGGACCTGGTGCATCCGTTCTTTGCTGAGTTTGCGAAGTCGCTGGGCGGGGTACTGCGGACGAGTAAGCGGGCGCTGATTCTGGCTTCGTCGGAGGAAGACCCGGAGGTGGAGCGGCAGGAGATTCGTACGCTGCTGAGCCGGGGTGTGGATGTTCTGCTGATTGCATCGTGCCAGGCGAATCTGCGGAATTTTTATGAGCTGGGGGATGACCGGACTCCTTACCTGTTGTTCGATCGAGATTTTCCGCATCTGGCGGCGCACTTTGTGGGCTCGGACAATGTGCAGGTGGGTGAGATGGCGACGAAGCACCTGATCGAGATTGGGCGGACGCGGATTGCGCATATCGGCGGCAAGAATACGAGTCCAGCGTTCGATCGGTTGCGTGGGTATAAGAATGTTCTGGCGGAGAGTGGGCTTTCGGCGCCGGAGGACTATGTCGTGGTTCGAGAGCGTGTGGAAGAGGCGGGCGATGCGCTGGGGTTCGAGGCGATGCAGGAGCTGCTGAAGCTAAAGCCGCGGCCGGATGCGGTGTTCTGCTACAACGACCTGACGGCGCTGGGAGCGATGGACGCGACGTTGAAGGCTGGGCTGCGGGTTCCGGAGGATATTGCGTTTATCGGATGCGGGAATCTGCGGTATGCGAATTATCTGCGGGTTCCGCTGAGCTCGATCGACCATGGAACGGCGGAGCTGGGGCGGATTGCGGGGGAGTTTGCGCTGGAGCTATCGGCTAAGCCGGAGCAGGAGCCGAAGAGTATTCTTGTGCCGCCTACGCTGGTGGCGAGGGAGTCCACGGTGGGGGTTTCGGGTGGTAAGTGACGGTAATGAATAAGCGATTTTTGAGTATCCTCGTCCTTCTTGCGGGGGTTGCTCCAGTGTTTGCGCAACAGGGACCGTACCCGTTTAAAGATCCTGCTCTGCCAGCGGAGAAGAGGATCGATAATCTTCTTTCGTTGATGACGTTCGATGAGAAGATCGATTGTCTGGGGACGCGAACGGGTGTGCCTCGTCTTGGGGTTCCGAACTTTGGTAGTTCGGAGGGGATTCATGGGGTCGTTCAGCGAGAGAGCAGGCCCGGGCGTCCCATGATTACGACGACGCAATTTCCGCAACCTCCTGGTATGGGTGAGTCGTGGGACCCGGAGCTAGTGCGTGAGGCTGGTGGTGTGCAAGGGTACGAAGCGCGATTCATCACGCAGACGGAAAAGTACAACCGACAGATCCTGATGCTGTGGGGGCCGCAGGCGGATCTTGCGCGGGATCCGCGGTGGGGCAGGAGCGAAGAGGTCTATGGTGAGGATCCGTTCTTCAATGGAACGATGGTCGTTGCTTTTACAAAGGGGCTGCAAGGGGATGATCCGAAGTATTGGCAGTCGGCGGCGCTGCTGAAGCACTTTTTGGCGAACAGTAATGAGAACTTCCGGACTAGTTCGTCGTCGGACTTCGATCAGCGACTTTTTTGGGAGTACTACTCGGTTCCGTTTCGCATGGGCTTTCTGGAGGGCGGTGCGAAAGGTGTGATGGCGTCGTACAACGCCTGGAATGGGACTCCGATGGCTATCAATCCCATTCTCAAGAGCATTGTTCAGAAGGAGTGGGGCGTCGATGTGCTCTCGAGCGACGGCGGTGCGGTGAAGTTGCTGGTTACTTCGCATAAGCGTTTTGCGAATCAGCAACAAGCCGTGGTGGCTTGTTTGAAGGCTGGCATTAATCAGTTTCTCGATACGTATAAGGATGAGACGAAGGCGGCGGTGAAGGATGGATTGGTGTCCGAGCGAGAGATTGATGATCTGCTGCGGCCCAAGTTCAGAGTAACGATTCGGCTGGGATTGCTTGATCCGCCGGAGATGGTTCCTTACGCGAAGATCAAGGATGAGCCTGAGCCCTGGAACACGGAGAAGGACAAGGCGGTTTCGGAGAAGATGGCGCTTGAGTCGGTTGTGTTGCTCAAGAACGCTAATTCGTTTTTGCCGTTGAAGAAGGATTCGATTAAGTCGATTGCGGTTATCGGGCCGCTTGCTGATTCGATTCACTGGGACTGGTATGGCGGTACGCCTCCGCATGCGATTACTCCGCTGCAGGGAATCAAGGATGAAGTGGGGCCGGGGGTTACGGTGAAGTATGCCGCCGATGAGATCGGCAATGCTGCGGTGAATGCGGCGAAGACGTCCGATGTGGCAGTTGTTGTGGTGGGCAATGATCCGACGTGTGGTCCGGATATGCCGCATGATTGGTATAACTCTGCCGATGGCGGTGGAACGCTGCCGTGCACTGTGCCCAGCGATGGACGTGAAGGGCGTGATCGCGAGAGTATCACTTTGGCGCAGGAACAGCTGGTCAAGCAGGTGTACGCCGTCAATCCGAAGACCGTGGTGATCCTGGTCTCGAGCTTTCCGTTTGCGATTAATTGGTCGCAGGCTAATGTTCCGGCGATTTTGCATATGGCGCACTCTTCGCAGGACGAGGGGACGGCGCTGGCTAAGGTTCTCTTTGGCGGTTACAACCCCGGTGGGCGATTAGTGACGACTTGGCCGAAGTCGGTGGAGCAATTGCCGCCGATGATGGACTACGACGTTCGCCATGGCCGTACGTATATGTACTTCAAGGGTGATCCGCTTTATCCATTTGGTTATGGCTTGAGTTATACGACCTTCGGTTACTCGAATTTGAAGACGAGTTCCAAAGAGTTGGCGAGTGACGGAAGCGTTACGGTCAGCGTAGATGTGACGAACACAGGTAGCCAGACGGGCGATGAAGTGGTGCAGCTTTATGTGAAGCATCCGAAGTCGAAGGTCGAGCGGCCGGGTGAAGAGCTCAAGGGTTTCCAGCGCGTTACGTTGAAACCGAACGAGACGAAGACGGTGCAGATTCCGCTGAAAGCGTCGACGCTCGCTTACTGGGACGAGAAGCAGGGACGATTCAAGGTCGAAGCGGAACCGGTAAGCGTGATGGTCGGAAGCTCTTCGAAGGACATCAAGCTGACCACGGAAGTCCGTGTTCCATAGTCCCACAGATGTGTTCTGACGGAATTATTTGACTCTTTTGCTTGGGTGCTACTCCGCGGATTTGCAGCGTGGCGAATTCAGCTGGAATCGTCTATGCTTCGGCAATGGAACCGATCATCAAGGCTGCAATTCCAATTCTGCCCGCTGCTGATACGACGGAATCTCTGAGTTGGTGGACTGACATCTGCGGGTTCAAGGAAACGTTTCGCGATGCTACGCCGCCGAACTATGCAGGAATCAATCGCGGCGACGCTTACCTGCACATTGCCGGCATGAGCGATAAGGTGCTCGCACGAACGGTCGGCGACCAGACCATGGTGAGGATCGCTGTAAAGGGCGTTGAGGCCATGTACGAGGAATTTCAGAGTCGTGGCGGCACGGTGCATCCCAATGGACCGTTGCAGACGAAGCCCTGGGGGACCAAGGAGTTTGCCGCGATCGACCCCAATGGGGTGTGCGTGACGTTCATGGAGTAGGCGTTTTGAGCCTCGGCATGGCTATTGCCGATCTACTTGACTCCTTTAGCTGGGTCCCAGACGCCCTGGAGCTTGCGTACGTAGATGATCTGGCCGGTGTGGTAGGCGTTGTGAGTACCGATGCGGGCTATGGTGGGGGCCCAGAGCTCAAGCTTCTTGTCGTCAGCGGCTTCGATTGCCTTCTCCCATTCGGTGAGGACTTTGTCGAGCTGCTGGACGGTGGTGGCCCATTGGGCGGCGTCGAAGTTGTTGAAGGTCTCGTCGTTGTTACCGCTGAATTTAGGCGGCTTCTCGCCTTTGAAGCGGGTCAGCGCTTCGGTGTTCCAGAAGAGGAGATGATTGGCGAGCTGGCCTACGGAGTGGTTACCGGGGCCGGGGGTCCATTTGGCCTGATCGGCGGTGAGGCCCTGGACGGCGATGTTGACGGGGACGAACCAGTCTTCCTTGTCGTGGGTGGTGTGTAGTTGATCGAGGAGGATGCTTCGGAGGGTGGGTGGGGTCTTGGGGGGTGGCGGGTCTTGCGCGTAGACCTGCATGGTGAGCGAGAGCAGAAAGGCGAGGGCGATTGGCTTCATGTTGGCGTCTCCTGGCGATCTGGCGGGGTCTGGCAGAAAGTGTATGCGAGGACGGGCTTTTTGCCGGGCGGGAGGTATTTTGAGGGGCGCAATTGTGACGAACGGCTGGGACAGGCTGCTTTTTCCTTGAGCAGAGACGCTAGCTTACTGAATACATTGGTCTTTTTAGCGCTCGGAGGTTGCGAATGTCGCCGGCGAGTGAAGAATTTGCTTGCCATGGGAGATTCGCAGATCCTATATTAGTTCAACGTTAGCGGTAACGTTAAACTTGCAGAGCGTTTCTCCGGAGGGAGATCACATGGCGACCATACCTGTTTCGAGCAATGCTCCACTGAAAGATCTTGATGAGTGGGATGACTTTTTAACCGGGCGCTACCAGGAAGGCAAGAGCGAGAGTGAGTTCCGTCAGTATGACGAGAAGGCGACGCCGGGCGTCGCGGAGTTCTATCGGCTGAATCACCAGTTCCAGACGTTCGACTATGTGATGGCGAAGGAGAAGGAGTACTTCGGGCTGAACAAAGGCGAGAAGAGCATCTGGGAAGCGGCGGAGTTTTTGAACACGCTGGTGGACGACAGCGATCCTGATACAGACCTGACACAGATTGAGCATCTGCTGCAGACTTCGGAGGCGATCCGGAAGGATGGACATCCGCGTTGGTTTGTATTGACGGGATTCATTCATGATCTTGGCAAGGTGCTTTGCCTTTGGGGCGAGCCACAGTGGGGCGTGGTGGGCGATACGTTTCCTGTGGGCTGCGCTTACTCGAAGGACATTGTGTTTCCGGAGTACTTTGCGGCGAACCCGGATATTAAGAATCCGCTGTATCAGACGAAGTATGGCGTGTATGAGCCGAACTGCGGGCTCGACAAGGTGCATATGTCGTTTGGGCATGACGGCTACATCGGCGAGGTGATGAAGAAGTACATGCCGGAGGAGTCACTGTACATGCTGCGGTATCACTCGTTTTATTCGGCGCATCGGCATGGAGCTTACAGGCACTTGATGAATGATCATGACGTCGAGATGCTGGAGTGGGTGAATAAGTTCAATGTGTATGACCTGTACTCGAAGGGGCATACGAAGCCGAATGTGAAAGAGCTGAAGCCTTACTACGACGATCTGTTCGCGGAGTTTTTCCCGGAGAAGATTGCCTGGTAGGTGGCGTATAGCGAAGGATCATGGCCCTGGGTGCGGTTTTTCGGCTCAGGGCTTTGCTTTGCGACGATTTGTTATTGAAGAGGCATGATGTCGGAACGATTGGTGCGGGATACGGCGAGTCAGATGGGCCGCCACATTTCTATTCGACCCGGGAGTAGCTCGATGCGTGAGGTTAGCTATGGGCGGATACGGCTGGGCGGTGCGCAGAAGGAAGTGAGCTTTGCAAATGAAGGGCAGGAGACGGGACTGATCTGTGTGCAGGGTGAGGGCGTGGTGCTGGCTGGCGGTGAGCGCTTTGTGATGACTCCACAGGATGCGCTGTATGTGCCGAAGGGGACTTTGATTACAGTGCAGACGGATGGGGAGGTGGATCTGGTGGAGTGCTCGGCTCCTGTAGATGGGGAGTATCCATTGCAGTTTGTCTCAGTGGAGGATGTGCGGGCGGATGAGAAGCTGCACTTCGTTGCTGGCTCGGCGGGTGCGCATCGCGAGATCAATATTTTGCTGGGGAGCAATATTCAAGCGGGGAGGTTGGTGGCTGGGGTGACGCGGTCGCTGCCAGGGAACTGGACGAGCTGGCCTCCGCATGAGCATGCAGCGATGCTGGAGGAGATTTACGTGTACATCGATATGCCGGCGCCGAGCTTTGGGCTGCAATTGGTGTATACCGGCGAGATCAGTCCGGCTGAGGTGGAGGTAGTGCGCGAAGGCGATGCAGTTCTTTTACCGGAGGGTTATCACCCGAACGTTGCGATTCCAGGAGGGACGCTGAATTTCGTGTGGATCATGGCTGCGCATCGCGAGGTGGTGGACCGGAAGTGGGGAGTGGTTCAGGTGGATCGGCGATACGCTTCGTGATCGATTTCTAGCTAAAGTTACCGCTTAATTTACCTGTGGTTTACATGAGGACTGCAAAATAACACCCACGCAGACATTCTTCCTGAGCAACATCACAGGAGATGTTCTGCGCGATGATTTCCGTTTGCGCTACATGTACTATAAATAGGATGTAAATACTTATTTTTCATGTATTTATGAATGCACTAGCTGTGTTTACGTTAGCGGTACCGTAATGGATTTTGCTTGACAGTGCTTCGTGGCGTGGGTAAGGTTTCGCCGTCCGCAGAAATTACTAATCGTACGACGCTAATTCTCTTGCGGGAACTAGCGCCGTTTGGGTGCAGTAATCAACCATCTGGCAACAAGGATCACGACAACAAGAATCACAGAGGCAATTATGCGAACTATTCCGAAAAGAATGTTGAAGGTGGAAGGCCATTTTGGAGCATCGGCATGGCTGAGTCTGGCGTTGACGCTGCTACTGCTGTTTCCGGCGTTGAGCGCCTATGGACAGTTTGAGTCGGCATCCGTGCTTGGGTATGCGAAGGATTCGTCGGGTGCGGCGATTCCGGGCGCTACGATCACGCTGACCAATATTGCGACCAGCATCTCGCAGACGACGAAGGCCGATGGCGAGGGGCGGTATGAGTTTCCGAGTGTGCCAATCGGCGAGTACAAGGTCGTCGCAGAGGCTTCAGGTTTTGAAAAAGTGCAGACGCAGAACTTCACAGTAACGACGAATGCGCGGCAACGCGTGGATGTTGCGATGAAGACGGGATCCGTTTCGGAGACAGTAACGGTGACGGCTGCCGCGGCTGTGCTGGAGACGGAGACGAGCTCTCGCGGTCAGGTAGTTGGTATGCGAGAGATTCAGAATCTTCCGCTGAATGGCCGGTCTTACGCCGACCTGGCGTTGCTGGCTCCGGGCGTGCGCAAATCCTTTTTGCAGAATCAAAGCACGACGAGTCGTGAGGCGTCTTTCAACGTCAATGGCCAGCGCAGCGCCTTCAATAACTTCCTGTTGGATGGTTTGGATAACAATTCTTATGGAACGTCGAACCAGGGTTTTGCCAATGAGAATATTCCGCCATCGCCGGATGCAGTTTCAGAGTTTCGGCTGGAGACGAACAACTACAGCGCGGAGTATGGCCGCGCATCGGGTGCGGTGATCAATGCCAGCATTCGGCGCGGCGGCAATCAGTTCCATGGGGGTGCGTGGGACTACAACCGGAACACAGTATTCAATGCCATCGGGCCGTTCCCACCTACTTCGGGTCAGAAGCCAGCGTTCATCCGCAATCAGTTCGGTGGAACGTTCGGCGGGCCGATCTGGCGTGACCATACGTTCTTCTTTGCGGACTATGAGGGCACGAGGCAGATCGCACTGTCGTTTGGAACTGCAACTTTGCCGACAGCGGAACAGCGTGCGGGAACGTTCCTGCTGCATGCTGCCAATGGGACAACAACGCCGATTCCGCTGCAAAATCCCATCACCGGAAAGATTTACGCTAACGGCATTATTCCGGCGAGCGATCAGACTCCGTTCGCCAGGGCTGTTATGGCTGCTTTGCCAGGTACAACGAATGGGGCTGCACTCAATACTTCGGCTGCCTATGCGAACAACTTCTCGGCGTTTCCGCGCGGCACGATCAATGATGATAAGGGTGACATCCGTATCGATCACACCTTCAGTCAGAAGCTGAGCGTTTTTGGTGTGTACAGCCAACACCAGACGACCATCTTCGATCCGCCTACATTTGGCGGTCCGGCCGGTGGCAACGCCAATTCCAATGTGCATATCTACAACCGGCAAATTGCGTTTGGTACGACATACGTCATTACACCGTCGTCGCTGTTGGATTTCCGCATGGGTATCGGTCATAACGAGGGCGGCAAATCGCCTTATGGCGTCGGTCAGCCAAGCCTGCTCACGCAAAATGGCATCACGAACGGCATTCCGACGGATCCGCTTATTGTCCGCAGCCTGAACGCACAGAGCGTTTCGGGTTTCGCGCAATTCGGAGCTCAGCCGGCCAGCCCGCAGTTCCAGAATCCTTCGGTCATCAATCCCAAGGCAAACTACACCTTGGTTCATGGAATCCACTCGATGAAGGTCGGCTATGAGTATCAGGCGATCAACACGCAGATCAACGATTACAACCCGAGCTACGGTCAGGACAATTACGGCGGGGCCTATTCCACTGTTCCAAACTGCACTACTCCTCCGGCCGCACCTGTAACACCATGCGCAACTAATCCGACCGATGCGTTTTCGCAACTCTCGCAGGCTCGTAATCTGGCGGACTTTCTTTTTGGGAATCGCAACTCGTATTCGTTGACGAATTTCTTTATCGCCTCGGTGCGTCAGAGGATGAACTTCATGTACTTCCAGGACGACATCAAGGTGAGGTCAAACCTGACGGTCAACGCCGGCCTGCGCTATGAGCTGGCAACGCCGCAGTATGAGGCGAACAACAAGCTTGCCAACTTTGATCCTTCTACGAAGACGCTGATTCAGGCTAAGGATGGTTCAATCTACGACAGAGCTTTGGTAAACATGGCATTGAACAATTTTGCGCCACGCTTTGGCTTTGCTTATAGCGTGACGCCGAATACGGTTATTCGTTCCGGCTATGGCATCAGCTATACCCAGTACAACCGCGCCGGTGGAGAAAATAATCTGACCTACAACGGGCCTAATGTTGTGAATGCAACTATCAACAACGCATCGCCATCGCCCGCAAGCCTTTGCCTCAACGACACGCAGGACCAGACAAAATGCTTCCGTCAGACACAGCAGGGTTACTCGGTGACGCTGACGGCTCCGTCGGCATTCAATCCGGCACTTGTGACGTCGCGCTATATACCGAAGGACACGAGGACCGGTTACGTGCAGAGCTACCACTTGTCTGTGCAGCAGCAGTTGCGGGGCGGGCTCGTTATGGATTTCGCGTATGTGGGCAATACTGGCCGGCATCTGCAGATTCTTGCCGACTATAACCAGGCGAATCCTTGCACCGCGGCGCTGGCTTCTCAGTGCCCTGGTTCCACGCTGGCAGCACGCCGTCCCATACCTACCTTTGGCGATATCGAAATTGCTTACGGTGGTGGACCCTCCAACTACAACTCATTGCAGTTCAAGGTTGAAAAGCGCTACGGGAATGGTTTGTATCTGCTCAACTCGTTCACGTACGGTCGCGCTTTTGACTTGTCGTCGGGGCATCTTGAGACGAGCAACGGTGATAATTCTCGCGTGAATTTTGCTAACCCTGCGGGTGACTATGGCCGGTCGGGCTATGATCAGCCGCTCAACAACACCACTTCGATTATTTACGACCTGCCTTATGGAAAGGGACGTCGCTTTGGAAGCAGCGCTCCATATCTTATGAACGCGCTTCTTGGTGGATGGCAGCTGACCGTTATCAATAATATGAACAGCGGTCTGCCGGTAAACCTCAACTACACGAACAGCACGTCGAACGGGACGAATGTCACGGATCTGTATACGTACAGGCCCAACGTGACGGGTAATCCCGTGGCTCCTGCTGCGAATCGAGTGAAGACGGCGACTGCACTGACTGGTTGGCTGCTGAAGTCGACTGGTGCAGGGGTTCCCGGCGTCTCTGTTCCGACTGGCGGCAGTCCATTCGGCAATGCACAGCGGAACATGGTTGTCTCTCCGGCGTTCTACCAGACGGATCTAGGCTTGCATAAGGCGTTTCCGCTATGGAGAGAGGGATCGACCTTTGACTTCCGTTGTGAGGCGTTCAATATCCTCAACAAGGTCAACTACCAGGCACCAGACGGCAATATCAGCAACTCAACCTTCGGGGCTATCAGCTCTGCTTACCCTGCACGACAGCTTCAGCTTGCAGCCAAGGTGTTCTTCTAAAGCAGGCTATTCAATAAACTGAAAGACCTGCGGCGCCGATTCCACTGCGAACGGCGCCGCAGCAACAAGCGGAACGCAGTTTCGTTGAAGGATGGGATACGGTTTTGAAGATTGATCGGCGTACATTTGCTCTTAGCGGGGCGGCAGCCCTGGGAACACTTTGGACTCCTCGCATATGGAGTGAGGTGGCACAGACTGCATCTCCTACCCGCTTTCACTTCGCGGTGGTGAGCGATACACATATCATCGACGACTACTACCAAAAAGGTACTGAGAATGGTGTCGAGGATAATGAGAGCATCCTTCGCACGACGGAACGCCTGGTTTCTGCGAGGACGTTGATCAACTCGCTGCGGCCTAAGATCGAGAAGGTTTTTGTTCCGGGTGACTGCTTCCACAATTACCCGTCGGCTGACTACGATTTTTATTTCAAGAACCGCACGCGGATTGATATTGCGAAGGAGCTGTTTGATGGCTTCGAGATGCCGGTGCATCTTGGATTCGGCAACCATGACTATGATGTTCCTCGTGTGTCGCGCGAGATGTCGCATAGATTGTTTGCCGAGAAGTTGAAGGCTAAGCCATACTCGTCGGTTGACTACAAGGGATTTCGGTTTGTGCATCTGAACAACTTTATGGGTGCGACGTGGGATAAGAGTTCCGATCAGTTCAATAAAGGGTTGGGTTCGCTGGGTGTGGAGCAATTGAACTGGTTTGAAGGACAATTGCAAGATCGAAAGCCCACGGTAGTTTTCATTCACTATCCGCTTTGGATTGTGGTGCCGACCGAGGTGAAGGATTACGGCTTGCATCCGTTGCTCTACAAATACCGGGATAGTATTCAGCTTGTGGCTGCCGGGCACTGGCATAAGTGGGTGGATTTTGCGCATACTTATGGGCCGCAGCATTATGTGACTGCGGCTACGCGATACGATCCCAATGCGTATATGTTGTTTGAGGCGGATAGTAAGAAGCAGACGCTTCGGTGGATGAATGAGGATCTGGTGCAATGGTCGACGCATTATGCCAAGCCTTACAAAGGCTAATACTAGAAATCAGATAAGAGAGGCTGCAACCTTTTTATGAATAGAGACAATGTGGTGCGGATTTTTTGGGCGGCAGCTTTGCTTGTATCGGGTGGGCTGGTTTGGGCGCAGACGACAACGACTGCTGAACAGGACAAGATTGTGCGCATCAATCAGATTCAGGTGATTGGGTCGCACAATAGCTACCATGCTGGGTTTGCTCCGAGTGAGCGAAAGTACATGGAAGCGAAGAGTCCTAAGGGATTGCGGAGTCTTGACTATCATCATGCTCCGCTGGCGGATCAGCTTTCGGGTGGGGTGCGGCAGATCGAGATCGATATCTTTGCCGATAGCAAGGGCGGACGATTTGCTCATCCAGCCATCGTGCGGCAAGTGGCGGCGGCGGGATTGCCAGCTGATCCGGACTTTGATCCTCAGCACGAGATGGACAAGCCGGGGTTCAAGGTAATGCACATGCAGGATCTGGATGAGCGGAGTACGTGCCACACGTTTGTGGCTTGTCTGACGGCTGTGCGGACTTGGTCGAAGCAGCACCCGCGGCATCTGCCGATTTTTATTTTGGTGGAGACGAAGGAAGGCCCTATGCGCGAGTTGCCTAACGCGGTGGAGACGGAGCCGTTTACTTCTGCTGTGTTCGATGCGATGGATGCCGAGATTCGGTCGGTGTTCAGGGCAGACGAGATGATTACTCCGGATGAGGTTCGCGGTAGTGCGGCGACGCTGAATGAGGCTGTAAGAGCGGGTGGATGGCCGACGCTGGAGAAGGCGCGGGGGCGCGTGATCTTTCTGATGGATCAGCAGCATGTGGGGCCGGTTTATCGCGAGGGGCATCCTTCTCTGCGCGGACGCGTCCTGTTTACTAATGCCGAGCCTGGTGCGGCGGACGCGGCGTTCATCGAGCAGAACGATGGATCACGTGAAGCGATCGGTGCGCTGGTGAAGCAAGGGTATCTGGTGCGGACGCGTACGGACGAGGGGACGGAACAGGCTCGTACAAACGACACGACGCGGAGAGACCTTGCCCTCTCAAGTGGAGCTCAGTTGATCAGTACGGATTATCCTTCGTCGGAGCCGTCGCCGTGGACTTCGTATTTTGTTGGGCTGCCCGGTGGAGTGGTGGCTCGGTGCAATCCGGTGAATAAACCTGTTGGTTGCGACGACAGGTTGCTGGAACCTTCGCACTAAATGTATTGCAACTCAGCAGACTACGCGGCGAAGCTTTTCGAGCGAGGCGCGCCATGTCACTTCGTGCCATCGACGATCGCTGTTATCGATAAACCCTGCGTGAGAGAGATGCAGTG encodes:
- a CDS encoding TonB-dependent receptor, yielding MRTIPKRMLKVEGHFGASAWLSLALTLLLLFPALSAYGQFESASVLGYAKDSSGAAIPGATITLTNIATSISQTTKADGEGRYEFPSVPIGEYKVVAEASGFEKVQTQNFTVTTNARQRVDVAMKTGSVSETVTVTAAAAVLETETSSRGQVVGMREIQNLPLNGRSYADLALLAPGVRKSFLQNQSTTSREASFNVNGQRSAFNNFLLDGLDNNSYGTSNQGFANENIPPSPDAVSEFRLETNNYSAEYGRASGAVINASIRRGGNQFHGGAWDYNRNTVFNAIGPFPPTSGQKPAFIRNQFGGTFGGPIWRDHTFFFADYEGTRQIALSFGTATLPTAEQRAGTFLLHAANGTTTPIPLQNPITGKIYANGIIPASDQTPFARAVMAALPGTTNGAALNTSAAYANNFSAFPRGTINDDKGDIRIDHTFSQKLSVFGVYSQHQTTIFDPPTFGGPAGGNANSNVHIYNRQIAFGTTYVITPSSLLDFRMGIGHNEGGKSPYGVGQPSLLTQNGITNGIPTDPLIVRSLNAQSVSGFAQFGAQPASPQFQNPSVINPKANYTLVHGIHSMKVGYEYQAINTQINDYNPSYGQDNYGGAYSTVPNCTTPPAAPVTPCATNPTDAFSQLSQARNLADFLFGNRNSYSLTNFFIASVRQRMNFMYFQDDIKVRSNLTVNAGLRYELATPQYEANNKLANFDPSTKTLIQAKDGSIYDRALVNMALNNFAPRFGFAYSVTPNTVIRSGYGISYTQYNRAGGENNLTYNGPNVVNATINNASPSPASLCLNDTQDQTKCFRQTQQGYSVTLTAPSAFNPALVTSRYIPKDTRTGYVQSYHLSVQQQLRGGLVMDFAYVGNTGRHLQILADYNQANPCTAALASQCPGSTLAARRPIPTFGDIEIAYGGGPSNYNSLQFKVEKRYGNGLYLLNSFTYGRAFDLSSGHLETSNGDNSRVNFANPAGDYGRSGYDQPLNNTTSIIYDLPYGKGRRFGSSAPYLMNALLGGWQLTVINNMNSGLPVNLNYTNSTSNGTNVTDLYTYRPNVTGNPVAPAANRVKTATALTGWLLKSTGAGVPGVSVPTGGSPFGNAQRNMVVSPAFYQTDLGLHKAFPLWREGSTFDFRCEAFNILNKVNYQAPDGNISNSTFGAISSAYPARQLQLAAKVFF
- a CDS encoding metallophosphoesterase family protein, whose amino-acid sequence is MAQTASPTRFHFAVVSDTHIIDDYYQKGTENGVEDNESILRTTERLVSARTLINSLRPKIEKVFVPGDCFHNYPSADYDFYFKNRTRIDIAKELFDGFEMPVHLGFGNHDYDVPRVSREMSHRLFAEKLKAKPYSSVDYKGFRFVHLNNFMGATWDKSSDQFNKGLGSLGVEQLNWFEGQLQDRKPTVVFIHYPLWIVVPTEVKDYGLHPLLYKYRDSIQLVAAGHWHKWVDFAHTYGPQHYVTAATRYDPNAYMLFEADSKKQTLRWMNEDLVQWSTHYAKPYKG
- a CDS encoding phosphatidylinositol-specific phospholipase C1-like protein, yielding MNRDNVVRIFWAAALLVSGGLVWAQTTTTAEQDKIVRINQIQVIGSHNSYHAGFAPSERKYMEAKSPKGLRSLDYHHAPLADQLSGGVRQIEIDIFADSKGGRFAHPAIVRQVAAAGLPADPDFDPQHEMDKPGFKVMHMQDLDERSTCHTFVACLTAVRTWSKQHPRHLPIFILVETKEGPMRELPNAVETEPFTSAVFDAMDAEIRSVFRADEMITPDEVRGSAATLNEAVRAGGWPTLEKARGRVIFLMDQQHVGPVYREGHPSLRGRVLFTNAEPGAADAAFIEQNDGSREAIGALVKQGYLVRTRTDEGTEQARTNDTTRRDLALSSGAQLISTDYPSSEPSPWTSYFVGLPGGVVARCNPVNKPVGCDDRLLEPSH